ATTATATAAAAGGGCTAAATATTTAAAAAAATTTAAACCCATACGATAAAACAGGAGATAAAAATGCCTGATACTCAAGAATTAACAATTAATATGGGTCCTCAACACCCAAGCACGCATGGTGTTTTGCGCCTGGTGTTAAATTTAGATGGGGAAATTATTACCAAAATTACTCCACATATCGGTTATTTACATCGCGGGATAGAGAAAATGGCGGAAAATATGACCTATGCCCAATTCCTGCCGATAACAGATAGACTGGATTATTTAGCCCCTGTTTCCAATAACCTGGCTTATTGTTTAGCCGTAGAAAAATTGCTAGGATTGGAAATTCCAAAACGAGCAAGTTATATACGGGTCATCCTGACTGAGTTAAATCGAATTGCCAGTCATTTAGTCTGGATTGGCACTCATGCCCTTGACATTGGTGCTTATACCCCGTTTTTATATGCCTTCCGTGAAAGAGAGGCAATCCTGGATATTTATGAATTATTCTGTGGAGCAAGATTCACTACCTCCTGTTTTAGAATAGGTGGTTTACCACAAGATATACCCACAGGATTTGTTGAAAAGGTAGAAAAATTTGTTAAGATATTCCCCAAAAAAGTTGATGAATATGAGGCTTTATTGACTAAAAATGAGATTTGGCTCCGCAGAACTCAATTTGTAGGCATCATCTCTAAAGAAGATGGGATTAATTATAGCCTTTCTGGCCCTTCATTGCGAGGTAGCGGTGTTCAATGGGATATTCGTAAGGCAGAACCTTATTGCGTCTATGATGAGTTTGAGTTCGATATTCCTACGGGTAGAGGGATTGGGGATGTGTATGACCGATATTTGGTGCGAATGGAAGAGATGCGGCAAAGCTGTAAAATTGTCCAGCAGGCAATCACAAAAATTCCAGAAGGCGATTTTATTGTCAGAGAGGCAAAAATTGTTCCGCCACCCAAAGAACGAGTATTGACCGACATCGAGGCACTTATCCACCATTTTAAATTGGTTATAGAAGGGTTTAAACCACCAAAAAGAGCGGTTTATGCCTCCATTGAAGCACCAAAGGGTGAACTTGGATTTTACATTGTTTCTGATGGCTCAAACAAACCATATCGTTTGAAAATCCGTCCACCATCTTTTGCCAATTTACAGTCTATTGACAAGATGATTGAAGGTGGAATGATGGTTGCAGATGTCGTTGCTATCATCGGCAGCCTGGACATTGTTTTAGGGGAGATAGATAGGTAATGAATAAGACTAAGAGTCTGCTGGATGGAGATTAAATGAGATCAGTGCGAACAAAAATGTCAAAATTTACACCTTGTGAAAGTGATACAGATATTTACGAAGCACTCAGAGAAGTGAGAAAAGAAAGATATGTTAACCGCAGTAAGTGATACTAATCTGTTTAAAATAAAGAGGTGATAAAATGGTAGTAATTGGAGGAGCAAAGGTTAAAGAAATGATAAAGGAAGCAGTGAAGGATGCTTTGGAAGAAGAAGTGACTAGATTACGGTTATCACTTGTTCCTTATATTTCTGATGAAGAACAAGAAGAAATAGAAAACTTCTATGAAGAACCTTCAAAAGAAATTACAAGAAGTTTAATTTTTGGAGGATAAAGTGTGGAGAATAGACTTAAGTAAAGAGGTAGATAAATTTGTCAACAAACAAGGAATAAGTGATGAGGAAATAGCAAAAATCATAAGAAGATTTATAAGTTATTGTAAGGGGATGGATATAAATATTGATGTTAAAAAGATGAAGGGCAAGTGGGAAGGATTCCACAGGATAAAAATGGGTAAGATAAGAATCATATTGAAGATCAACTTTAAAGAACAAAGCATATTTATAGATAGAATAGATTATCGAGGACAAGCATACAAATAAGGAATATACAGAATTTTGGAAAGGTAGAGAGGTTGCTGGTAGATAAAGGACATAAAACTTACGGGAGGTAATTTCAATTGACGGTTACAAGTAAGGATGTGGCACAAAAATTAATAGATTATCTCTACCATCGGCTTACCTTAGAGGAATTAGTAAATTGGGCAGAGTCAATGATGATGGAATCTGAATTTGATAAGGTAAATTTTGATACCTTACGGGAAATCATTAGCCGTTTAGGACTAAGTGATGTGAAGGCATTTGGAATTACCTGGGAGGATTGTGAAGAATTTTTAAACCGTTTAGGATACGGTGTGACTGTAACCGTTCAAAAAAGATTAGTTTCTGTATAATAAGGTAAAGAAATGTTAAGTTTAACTATTGACGAAAAAGAAATACAGGTAGAAGAAGGAACAACAATCCTTGAGGCTTGCGAAAAAGCAGGAAGTCATATTCCAACACTTTGCTATGATAAAAGACTTTTGCCTTTTGGTGCCTGCCGAATTTGTATTGTCGAGGTAGAAGGAACAAGACAAAAATTCACCCCTTCCTGCACGACACCAGCAACTAATGGGATGGTAATAAAAACTACCTCTGCGGATATTATCAAGGCGAGAAAGACTATTTTGGAACTCTTGCTGATTAATCATCCTCTGGATTGCCCGGGTTGTGATAAAGCCGGTGAATGCCAATTACAGGATTTAGTCT
The nucleotide sequence above comes from bacterium. Encoded proteins:
- the nuoD gene encoding NADH dehydrogenase (quinone) subunit D, giving the protein MPDTQELTINMGPQHPSTHGVLRLVLNLDGEIITKITPHIGYLHRGIEKMAENMTYAQFLPITDRLDYLAPVSNNLAYCLAVEKLLGLEIPKRASYIRVILTELNRIASHLVWIGTHALDIGAYTPFLYAFREREAILDIYELFCGARFTTSCFRIGGLPQDIPTGFVEKVEKFVKIFPKKVDEYEALLTKNEIWLRRTQFVGIISKEDGINYSLSGPSLRGSGVQWDIRKAEPYCVYDEFEFDIPTGRGIGDVYDRYLVRMEEMRQSCKIVQQAITKIPEGDFIVREAKIVPPPKERVLTDIEALIHHFKLVIEGFKPPKRAVYASIEAPKGELGFYIVSDGSNKPYRLKIRPPSFANLQSIDKMIEGGMMVADVVAIIGSLDIVLGEIDR
- a CDS encoding type II toxin-antitoxin system RelE/ParE family toxin — protein: MWRIDLSKEVDKFVNKQGISDEEIAKIIRRFISYCKGMDINIDVKKMKGKWEGFHRIKMGKIRIILKINFKEQSIFIDRIDYRGQAYK